The stretch of DNA AGCGCGGCGGCGGCATCCGCGCTGCCGCCCCCCAGACCGGCCTGCGAGGGAATCGCCTTGTCCAGCTTGATGTGCGCGTCCCGGGGATCACCTTCGCGGCCCATGGCCGACCACAATGCCTCGGCCGCCTTCCACACCAGGTTCGAACGGTCGCCCGGAACTCCTGGCGTTCGACAGGCGAGTCCGAACGGGCCCCGCCTGGCCGAGATCGTGAGCGTGTCGTGGAGCGTGATCGACTGCAACAGCGTGGTGACGTCGTGAAACCCATCGGGGCGACGGGGGCCTACCTGCAGTGTCAGATTGATCTTCGCCGACGGCTCGAGAATGAGGATGCGCGCCATAACTGCTACGGAACCCGCTTCACATCACCGAGCGGTCGCACCGAGCGGAGGTCTTCAAGGGTCATCGGCGTGAACGCTGCGGGCACGGTCAGCTCGAATGTCGCCGGAGGCAGCGGGACGTTGGCGCTGACCTGGCTCACGCGAAACGTCACGAGCAACGGAGTGGTTCCCGGCGTGGCGTCCGACACACGGACATCCGACGGAAACGCGCCCTCTCGCGCACGGTACTCAACCAGGAGTCCGTCACGCGTAGCGGCGTCCACCTGCCATGCGCCAGCCACACGCCGAAGCCATGCGCGCGCGCCCACTCCCAGTTCCACGGCGGCCTGGTCCGCGCCGTAGGCGACCCCGCTCACCGCCGCACCTGGCGTGGTCACGCAGCCCGTGAGCACATTGAGCAGGTCCACGGCGTCCCACTGCAACCCGGTCAAGGCCTCGACGATGTCTCGCGTGGGCGCGCGGAGGACGCGCTCGTCACGCGGCAGGAGCAACACGGCACGCTCCGCGCGGCCGCCTATCTGGACAAACGATCGCCCGGGGCCCGGCACTTCGAGGTAGACATCATTTTCACGGGTGAACGCCGCATGCAGCGCTGCAGAAAACCGTTGGCGCGAGGGCCCAACCCACCCGTCCACCCTGACTTCGGCGACAAACACGCGCGTGGTACTGCAGCGCGCGGTCACGGCTTGCCAGATGCCGGGCGCCTCATCAAACGGCACACCCGGGCCAACCGGTGGGGAGTACAGGCGGGTGGCACAGGCGCCGGTGAGCGACAGGCCGATCGCCAACCACGCGCCCGCGCGCACCCGCGCTTGTGGCGTCACAGTTTGCCTGCCAGCGTTCTGGCCCTGTCGCGTTTGCCCGTGACGTCTTCCACGTTAATGCCCGTGCGGTCGCCGGCGAGCGCGCGATCCCACATCGCCTGAGCCTCGCGGTAGCGCTTGAGCAGGAACAGCGACTCGGCGAGATGGTCGAGCGTCACAGAGCGGGTGGGCAGCGCTGCGGCGGCGCGTTCCAGCACGGCCCGTCCGTCTTCCACTCTTCCCTGCTGTACCTGCGCCCATCCCAGCCCGTCGAGCGCGATGCCATCGATGGGATCGGCGGCGAGCAGTTCCCGGTACGTGCGCTCTGCCGCCGCGGGATTCTTGTCGCGGCTGTACGCGGCCGCCAGTGCGTGCAGCAGGTCGAAGTCGCGCGGCGCACGGTTGCGCGCGTCTTCGAGCACACGCACGGCGCGCCCCGCGTCGTCGCTATTCTGCAGGGCGGTGGCGAACGCCGTGGCCACCTCCGAATAGGCATCGCCGGCCGGCTGATCGCGCAGCGCGGCCAGCACTGGTTCAAGAATGGCCACCGCACCTCGGTGGTCACCTCGCGCCACACGCGCTTCGGCCAGCGCCAGCGGCCCACGAGGATCGGCCGGGTCAATGTCGGAGATCTTCTTCGCCGCCGCGTCTGCCGCGTCGTGCCGGCCGGCGCGGCTTTCCACCTGCGACAGCAGATACCAGGCGTCGATATCGCGCGGCGCTTCGCTTGTGAGCGACGACAACTGCTGCCGCGCCTCATCGATTTGCCCGCCGTTGGCCAGGGCCGTCGCGTATCGGGTGCGCAGCGCGGCATTACTGGGATTGGCCCGCGCCAGTTCGGCCCAGTGCGGAATGGCGTCCGCGTTGCGGCCAGCGCGTTCGTACATCTCGGCGAGCCTGGCGCGCGCCGGCACCATGTCCGGCTCGTCCCTGACCAGGGGCTCCAGCAGATTCACGGCCTGCGTGAACTGGCGTGTGGCGTCGAGCGACTCCACCAGCAGCAGCACACCCTCCGGATATCCCGGCTGGTCGTTCAGAAACGCCTGCAGCGTCGCGATGGCCTTGGTGTGCTGCGCGGTCCGCACATACAACCGGCCGAGTGACAGTTCGACCCCTGGGTCGCGCATGCCTCCCGCCAATGCCTTTTCAAAGTGATCGATCGCCTGGGTCACGAGCGTGGCCTCAAGCGTCGACGCCCCACGCCCGCCCTGGTTGTCAGCCAGCGCCGACCGCACGAATCCGAGGATTCGATGCGCCTCGCGATTGGCCGGGTCAGCTTTCAGCGCACTCTCCGCTTCGGTGATCGACTCGGCGGCCCGACCCTCGCGCGCGTACAACCCAGCCAGTTCTGCGCGCACGTCGGCGGACTGGGGCATGAGCGCGATGGCTTTTCGATAGGCGGCGATCGCGCCGGGCACATCGCCCCGCCCTTCAAGCGTGCGTCCCTGGATGAACAGGAAATACGCCTCGCCGGTGGCGGCAACCGAAGGCGTCGCGGCCTGAGTCCGGCTCGCGGCCGGCACGGACGTAGTCTGCGCCGACGCGGGAACGGGTGGCGGTGGAGCGAACCAAATCATGAATGACTCGTGAGGTAAGAAGATGATTGTTTCACAGTCGACCTGTGGATGGCTTATATTCGCGGCATGGCCCTTGACCCCGCGCTGCTTGAAATCCTGGTCTGCCCTGAATGCAAGACCCCCGTCCGACTGGTGAAGGACGGCGCCGGGTTGCAATGCGGCACCTGCCGCCGGATCTACCCGGTCAAGGACGACATTCCCGTCATGCTGGTGGATGAGGCGGAGGCGCCCGCCCCCGGCCGTTGACCATTCTCCTCATCAGGCTTCGGCTCATCGGTGACGTGGTCTTCACGACACCGGCGATTCGCGCCCTTCGCTCGCAGTATCCCGACGCCCGGCTCCTCTATCTCGTGGAGTCTTCGGCGGCGCCGGTGGTGGCGCACAACCCTCACTTGTCGGACGTCATCAGCGTCCCCCACTCGCGCGGGTGGACACGCATCAAGGACGACCTCCGCCTGGCACGGCGCCTGCGCGCCGAGCGATGTGATCTGGTCATTGATTTTCACGGTGGGCCCCGGAGTGCGTGGCTCGCCAGGGCCTCTGGGGCCCCGCGCCGCGTGGGATACGACATTCAGGGACGCGCATGGATGTACACCGACGTGGTGCATCGGCCGCCCGGCCTGCACCCGCGTCACTCCGTTGAGAACCAGTGGGACCTGCTGGCTGCCGTCGACGCCGCGTTTGCGGACGGGGCGGACCGCACTGCGAACCGGGTCGAGATGATGACGACGCCTGCGGCGCGGAACTCGATGGACGCGCGCCTTGCGGCACTTGGCATCGGCGCCCCCTCGAGCAACACCTCGCTCATCGTCCTGCACGTCAGCGCGGGCAATCCATTTCGGCGATGGCCAGAAACGGCATTTGCCGACGTGGCCGCCGGACTAGTGCGACAATCATCGGGCCGTCGGGTGCTCGTCACCGCGGGTCCGTCCGACAGGGCGGCGGTGCAACGGGTGATCTCAATGGCACAGAGCCGGGCAGGCGACGACGCCGCGCGAATCATCGACGCGCAGGACTTTTCACTGGAGGCCCTGCGGACGGTGCTGGATCGAAGCGCGCTGTTTATCGGGGGTGACAGCGGACCTCTGCACATTGCGGCCACGTCCGACGTGCCGATTGTGGGACTCTATGGGCCGACGCTGCCCGAGCGTTCGGCGCCCTGGCGCCCACCGCACCTGGCGACCGCTTCGGTGGACGCGGGCGAGTTGCCGTGCCGGCCGTGCGACCAACGCGTGTGTGCCCCGGGCGATTTCCGGTGCCTGACGACGATTTCGGGAGAGGCCGTATTGGCCGCCGCAGAGAGGCTGCTGGAGAACGGGCGATGATGACGACACCAGATTCGGGACTGCATCGCGCGGGATTCGTGCTTGTCGCGTTTTCCCTGGCGATGACACCGTTAGGCCTCTTCTATGCGCAGGCTGGGTTGTACGCGGCTGTGGTGTTGTGGCTGGTCGTCACCGCGCGGAACGGACGCTGGCGCGACCTTCCCGCCTTCACACGTCCGTTGGTGGCGTACGGGGTATGGACGTTCGTCAGCGCCGCCGCGTCGGTCAACCCGATGGCGAGTTTCGCCGACACCAAACAACTGCTTCTGTTTCTCATGGTCCCGGCTGTCGCGACGTTTGCGCGAGGCAGCCGTGCAACGCGTGTCGTGGACAGCATCATCGCTGCTGGTTCAGGCGCCGCGCTCTATGGCATCGTGCAATACAGCCTGCTTGGCTACGACACCCTGGAGAATCGGGCGGTGGGGTTCCTCGGCCACTGGATGACATTCTCGGGCGTCCTCATGCTCATCACGGGCGCCGCCCTCGCGCGCCTGCTTTATGCAGGCCGCGAGTGGATCTGGCCGGCTATTGCCGTCCCTGCGTTGGTCGTGGCGTTGTTTTACACCTACACGCGTAACGCCATGGTCGGCCTGGTCGCCGCGATCGGGGTGCTCATGGCCGAGAAGAACTGGCGGTTGCTGCTCGCTCTTCCGGTGCTGGGCCTGATCTTTCTTGTGATCGCGCCCAGCGCGATCATCAGCCGCGTCCAGTCCATCGGCGACCTGAACGACCCCAGCAATCGCGATCGTTTTGCGATGCTGCGGTCAGGCGTCCGGATGGTGCAGGATCATCCCCTGACCGGCGTCGGCCCCGACAGCGTGAAGCTGGTCTATGCACAGTATCGCGACGCCATCTACGCGGTGGATGATCGGATCAATCCCCACCTGCACAACGTGCCGATGCAGATTGCGGCCGAGCGTGGCTTGCCGGCGCTCGCTCTCTGGCTCTGGTTCGTCGTGGTCGCCTCACGCGACCTCTGGAGGCAATTGCGCACCGGGGAACACCGGGCCGTGGCAGGCGCCGGTGTCGCGGCCATGGTCGCGATGCTCGTCGCCGGCCTGTTCGAATACAACTTCGGGGATTCGGAGTTCCTGATGTTGTTCCTTGGGCTCATCACCCTGCCCTACGCCGCCGCTTTCGACGCGCCAGCCGCGCGCGATACCTCTCTGGCATCGTCATGACCTCACTCGCGTCCGTGTTTGACCTGTTGCCGGGAACGACCGTCGCCGTCATCGGCGATGTGATGCTCGACCATTTCCTGATTGGCCGCGTCGATCGGATTTCGCCGGAGGCGCCCGTCCCTGTCGTGAGATTCCTGCGCGAGGAGTACCGGCTTGGCGGCGCGGCCAACGTGGCCGCCAACGTCCGGGCGCTCGAGGGTGTTCCGGTGCTCGTCGGCTGTGTGGGCGCGGACGAGGCCTCGGCCGGACTGCGCCACGCGCTGCGTGAACGCGGCATCGCCGACGACCGCCTCGTCGTCGACGAGACCCGCCCCACAACACGCAAAGTGCGGGTCGTCACGACGCGCAATCAGCAGGTGGTTCGCCTGGACTACGAGGATGATGCCGAACTGGCGCACGCCACTGACCAGGCCTTGCGCGCGGCGGCCAGCCAGGCGGCGATCGGGGCGAAGGCGATTGTGCTCTCGGACTATCGCAAGGGCGTCATCACACCGGGGGTGATCGCCGCAGCCGTGGCTGCGGCGGCGGGCGCGCCCGTCGTGGTGGACCCCAAAGTGCCTGATGCCACCCGGTATATCGGCGTCACGTTGCTGACGCCCAACCATCACGAGGCGGAACTGATGACGGGCACCCGCATCATCACGTCAGACGACGCGCGGCAGGCGGCGCGAGCGCTCCACGAGACCACACATGCGAGCGTGCTCATCACCTGGGGCGAACACGGTATGTGGCTGCTGGATGCGTCGGGGCCGTCGATGGTGGAACTGGCCATCCCGGCCACCGCTCGCGAAGTCTCCGACGTCACGGGCGCGGGCGACACGGTCGTGGCGACGCTCGCCCTTGCGCTCGCTTGTGGCGCGTCACTCAGTGACGCGGCCCGGCTCGCGAATCACGCGGCGGGCATTGTAGTGGGGCGCTTCGGAGCCGCGACGGTAGGACGCGACGAACTCCTTCGCGCGCTGTAATGGCGAAATGTCACAAATGTCCGAAATGGCGAAATGCGGACAGGGCAATGCGGAGCGATTTGCACTGAAGAATGTTGGAATGTCCAAGGCGCACAATGAACGAATGACCTTGGAGCAGCAGATTCAACCACTAGTCACCAAGGACATTCGAGCATTCTTCCCTGCAATGGTTGTCCGCATTGGTTTGTCCGCAGTTCGCCATTTCGGACATTTGTGTCATTTCGCCATTACGCGCGAGGCGTGCGCGGGGCGCATGCCGTCCCCGTTCCGACGAGATACACCTCGGGCCACGGGACGCCTTCGAGCACGAGTTTCAGCTTCGCCTCGAACAATGTCTGGCGCTGGACGATGCAGCGGTCGATCGACTGCGCGCGGGCGGCGTGATCGAAGTCCTCGTACTCATGCGGTCGCATGAGGATGTACATCTCGGGCACGGTGCGCGCGCGCTCTATCAGCGGCGGCAGATCAAAGTACCCTTCGACCGGACGTTCCAGGTAGTACACGAAACTCGGCAGTGACGTGATGTAGTGCGCCACCACGGGAGGCGCGCCCGAGCGCGTACGCGCTTGAATCGTCTGTACCATCGGGAGCACAGGCTTGAACGCCTCAACCGCAGGCAGCGACGCGAGCACGAAGATGTAGTTGGCCACCACCATCGTTGCGGCCAGGGCCAGGGTGGCCGCCTGCACCCGCTCCTTCAAGGCCATGACGATCACGATCAGGCCGCCGGCGACGAGCGTCGCGCCGAGTGCATTCGCGCCGGCGATGTGGTGCGTGGGCGCCAGAAACCCGAACAGCGAGGCGATGCCGGCACCGCCCAGGATCAACAGCGCCGCCGTGGCCACAAACATTGCCTGCAGGCGTGCGCCCCCGCGATTCAGGCCGGTGAGAATCGCGTCGGCGCAAAGCGCCGCGAGCGCAGGGATGATCGGGAAGATGTACAGATCCTGTTTGGTCTCGGAGAACGAGAACACCCCAACCAACAGCGCCACCCAGATCATGAGGAACCGCTTGATGGCGGGTACCCCTGAGTCGGCATCCGGGCTCGCGACATTGGCGTGGCGAACGCGCGCCCACAATGCTGCGGCGCCGGTGACCAGGCCGGCCATCACGAAAATCGACCACGGGAACAGATCGCCAATCACCACGGGCACGTAAAACCACATGTCCCGTTCGCCCGGCTGCATCGGCTCGGTGTATCTGCCGAAATTTTCGCCGAGCCAGAATGCTTGAAGTGGTTCCATCCCGTGTTGCGCGTAGATGGCCCCCCACCACGGCGCGTTGATGGCCAGCACAATCAGCGCACCAGGCACGATCCAGAGCCGCTTGATGTCGCTGAGTCGCCGTTCGATGAGGAGCCACGCGCCGATGGTGGCGACAGGAAAGACCAGCGCCACAGGCCCCTTGGTCAGCACACCGAGACCAATCGCGGCATACATGAGGCCCAACCACAGGCGCCGCCGCTGGGGAAACGCTTCCGCGAGCAGGAAACACCCGATGCTCAATCCCATGAACATCGTCACCCAGATGTCGATGAAGATACGCCGCGAGAACATCACGAACCGTGGCGCCGTGACGACGATGAGGACCGCGAGCCAGCCGGCGAGCGGAGAACGCATCGCGCGACCGCAGAGGTATGCAGCGAGCAGAATGCCGAGCGCACCGAGGGCGATGCCAAATCGCTCGACGGTCAGTGAGAGACCGAAGACCTTGTACAGACCCGCGACCACCCAGTAGCTCAACACGGGTTTGTTCATCCGGGCTTCGCCGTTAAAGACGGGGTTGACGTAGTCGCCCGACAACACCATCTGCCGCGGAGTGTCGGCGTAGAACGCCTCGTTCGCGTCCCAGATGGTATTGGCACCCAGGCCGAGGAACAGCAGGGCGACGGCAGGAATCAGCAGGAGCCGCAGTTGCCCCATTGCTAGTGGCGAAAGTGTCGACGCCCCGTGAAGACCATGGCGATGCCATGGGCGTCGGCTGCCGCAATCACTTCATCGTCGCGCACCGAGCCGCCGGGTTGGATCACCGCCGTGGCGCCGGCCGAGGCCACCACATCGAGGCCGTCCCTGAACGGGAAAAACGCATCGGACGCGGCGACTGAACCGCGCAGGCGGTCGCCCGCCTTCATGACGGCTGTCCGCACGGCGTCTACCCGGCTCATCTGCCCGGCGCCAACGGCCAGCGTGGCATCTGCCGACGTGAAGATGACGGTGTTCGACTTCACGTGTGAACAGACCCGCCACGCAAAACGCAACGCCGTCCACTCAGCAGGCGTCGGCGCGCGCTTGGTGACCACACGCGGGCCGTCCTGAGCCGGCCACTCGATGTGGCTCTCGACGACGCGGTCGCGGTCCTGCACCAGCCACCCGCCGAGAATGGAGCGTACGTCACGTTCCTGATCGAGTCCCTCGAACGATGCGGTCACCACGCGGAGGTTGGGCTTGGTCGCGAGCACGGCGCGCGTTTCCTCGTCGGCAGACAACCCGGGCGCAATCACCGCCTCGATGAACGTCGACGTCAGCACGTGCGCCAATTCCAGATCGATGGGCCGGTTCACGCCCACGATGCCGCCAAACGCCGAAAGCGGGTCGGCTTCCCGAGCCCGCACGTACGCATCCGCCGCGGTGTGGCCGGTTGCCACGCCGCACGGATTGGTGTGTTTGATGACCACGGCCGCCGGCTCGGCAAACTCCAGCGCAATGCGCGCGGCCGCGTCGAGGTCCAGGAGGTTGGTGAACGACAGTTCCTTCCCCTGATGCACGACGGCGCCGCCGAACCCCCGCGGACTCATCGAGTACCAGGCCGCAGCCTGATGCGGGTTCTCGCCATACCGCAGATCGCGCACCTTGCTGAGCACCGGCGTCCACCGGCTGCTGGTGGCGCCGCGTGTGAAGACACTGGCGGCGTCCACTTTCACCTCGCCGAGCGTGGCCGCGATTGTGCGGTCGTAGTCGGCCGTGTGCCCGTAGGCTTTTCGCGCCAAATCAAAACGCAACGACAACGAGCCGCCGTCGGCCCGCAGCGCGTCCACCACACGGGTGTAGTCCGCCGGATCGACCACCACCAGCACATCGCGGAAGTTCTTCGCAGCCGCGCGCAGGAGGCTGG from Acidobacteriota bacterium encodes:
- a CDS encoding tetratricopeptide repeat protein translates to MIWFAPPPPVPASAQTTSVPAASRTQAATPSVAATGEAYFLFIQGRTLEGRGDVPGAIAAYRKAIALMPQSADVRAELAGLYAREGRAAESITEAESALKADPANREAHRILGFVRSALADNQGGRGASTLEATLVTQAIDHFEKALAGGMRDPGVELSLGRLYVRTAQHTKAIATLQAFLNDQPGYPEGVLLLVESLDATRQFTQAVNLLEPLVRDEPDMVPARARLAEMYERAGRNADAIPHWAELARANPSNAALRTRYATALANGGQIDEARQQLSSLTSEAPRDIDAWYLLSQVESRAGRHDAADAAAKKISDIDPADPRGPLALAEARVARGDHRGAVAILEPVLAALRDQPAGDAYSEVATAFATALQNSDDAGRAVRVLEDARNRAPRDFDLLHALAAAYSRDKNPAAAERTYRELLAADPIDGIALDGLGWAQVQQGRVEDGRAVLERAAAALPTRSVTLDHLAESLFLLKRYREAQAMWDRALAGDRTGINVEDVTGKRDRARTLAGKL
- a CDS encoding Trm112 family protein produces the protein MALDPALLEILVCPECKTPVRLVKDGAGLQCGTCRRIYPVKDDIPVMLVDEAEAPAPGR
- a CDS encoding glycosyltransferase family 9 protein; the protein is MTILLIRLRLIGDVVFTTPAIRALRSQYPDARLLYLVESSAAPVVAHNPHLSDVISVPHSRGWTRIKDDLRLARRLRAERCDLVIDFHGGPRSAWLARASGAPRRVGYDIQGRAWMYTDVVHRPPGLHPRHSVENQWDLLAAVDAAFADGADRTANRVEMMTTPAARNSMDARLAALGIGAPSSNTSLIVLHVSAGNPFRRWPETAFADVAAGLVRQSSGRRVLVTAGPSDRAAVQRVISMAQSRAGDDAARIIDAQDFSLEALRTVLDRSALFIGGDSGPLHIAATSDVPIVGLYGPTLPERSAPWRPPHLATASVDAGELPCRPCDQRVCAPGDFRCLTTISGEAVLAAAERLLENGR
- a CDS encoding O-antigen ligase family protein: MMTTPDSGLHRAGFVLVAFSLAMTPLGLFYAQAGLYAAVVLWLVVTARNGRWRDLPAFTRPLVAYGVWTFVSAAASVNPMASFADTKQLLLFLMVPAVATFARGSRATRVVDSIIAAGSGAALYGIVQYSLLGYDTLENRAVGFLGHWMTFSGVLMLITGAALARLLYAGREWIWPAIAVPALVVALFYTYTRNAMVGLVAAIGVLMAEKNWRLLLALPVLGLIFLVIAPSAIISRVQSIGDLNDPSNRDRFAMLRSGVRMVQDHPLTGVGPDSVKLVYAQYRDAIYAVDDRINPHLHNVPMQIAAERGLPALALWLWFVVVASRDLWRQLRTGEHRAVAGAGVAAMVAMLVAGLFEYNFGDSEFLMLFLGLITLPYAAAFDAPAARDTSLASS
- a CDS encoding bifunctional hydroxymethylpyrimidine kinase/phosphomethylpyrimidine kinase → MTSLASVFDLLPGTTVAVIGDVMLDHFLIGRVDRISPEAPVPVVRFLREEYRLGGAANVAANVRALEGVPVLVGCVGADEASAGLRHALRERGIADDRLVVDETRPTTRKVRVVTTRNQQVVRLDYEDDAELAHATDQALRAAASQAAIGAKAIVLSDYRKGVITPGVIAAAVAAAAGAPVVVDPKVPDATRYIGVTLLTPNHHEAELMTGTRIITSDDARQAARALHETTHASVLITWGEHGMWLLDASGPSMVELAIPATAREVSDVTGAGDTVVATLALALACGASLSDAARLANHAAGIVVGRFGAATVGRDELLRAL
- a CDS encoding glycosyltransferase family 39 protein — translated: MGQLRLLLIPAVALLFLGLGANTIWDANEAFYADTPRQMVLSGDYVNPVFNGEARMNKPVLSYWVVAGLYKVFGLSLTVERFGIALGALGILLAAYLCGRAMRSPLAGWLAVLIVVTAPRFVMFSRRIFIDIWVTMFMGLSIGCFLLAEAFPQRRRLWLGLMYAAIGLGVLTKGPVALVFPVATIGAWLLIERRLSDIKRLWIVPGALIVLAINAPWWGAIYAQHGMEPLQAFWLGENFGRYTEPMQPGERDMWFYVPVVIGDLFPWSIFVMAGLVTGAAALWARVRHANVASPDADSGVPAIKRFLMIWVALLVGVFSFSETKQDLYIFPIIPALAALCADAILTGLNRGGARLQAMFVATAALLILGGAGIASLFGFLAPTHHIAGANALGATLVAGGLIVIVMALKERVQAATLALAATMVVANYIFVLASLPAVEAFKPVLPMVQTIQARTRSGAPPVVAHYITSLPSFVYYLERPVEGYFDLPPLIERARTVPEMYILMRPHEYEDFDHAARAQSIDRCIVQRQTLFEAKLKLVLEGVPWPEVYLVGTGTACAPRTPRA
- the purH gene encoding bifunctional phosphoribosylaminoimidazolecarboxamide formyltransferase/IMP cyclohydrolase, producing the protein MPKRALLSVSDKTGLVPLGQALVGLGWELVSTGGTARALADAGLPVIGISDVTGFPEMMDGRVKTLHPKVHGGILARRHVPGDLASLAEHGIGLIDLVVVNLYPFAQAAAKRDLPFDHLIEEIDIGGPSLLRAAAKNFRDVLVVVDPADYTRVVDALRADGGSLSLRFDLARKAYGHTADYDRTIAATLGEVKVDAASVFTRGATSSRWTPVLSKVRDLRYGENPHQAAAWYSMSPRGFGGAVVHQGKELSFTNLLDLDAAARIALEFAEPAAVVIKHTNPCGVATGHTAADAYVRAREADPLSAFGGIVGVNRPIDLELAHVLTSTFIEAVIAPGLSADEETRAVLATKPNLRVVTASFEGLDQERDVRSILGGWLVQDRDRVVESHIEWPAQDGPRVVTKRAPTPAEWTALRFAWRVCSHVKSNTVIFTSADATLAVGAGQMSRVDAVRTAVMKAGDRLRGSVAASDAFFPFRDGLDVVASAGATAVIQPGGSVRDDEVIAAADAHGIAMVFTGRRHFRH